GCCAGAGAAAAAGGAGACCCCAGCTCCCACCCAGTCATCTCCATTGCAAGGCCAGAGCGTCCTGAGCTTCAGCCCATCTcggccagcagcagccagccCCAAATTCTCCCCGAGCTGTGTACCTGGGTACAGTCCTCCTTTAAGCAACCCAGCCACCCCGAGTAGTGCAGGCAGCCCCTTTTCCCCCACAGTGGCTTTtggaaaggtttgtttttttaatcttatgaGTTTACTAATACAAATAAATTGTTCATGGCCATATTCAATATTTTATCCAATATATTCTCTGTCTCAGGTATTGAACTACAGCCCGTCCTCTGGCTCCTCTCCCTATCAGAACACGATGGGGTCAGCAGAAGGCTCCAGCCTCAGAGCTCGGTACCGCACCTCCCCCTCAGTGTTCAATTCACCAGGAAGCAAAGAGGATTACATGGAAGATCTGAAAAGTCTGGAGCGGTTTTTACGttcggaggaggagaagaaccacCGCAGCCAGCTAGGTCGGTACCAGTAGGAATTCTTCCATTATTACAGTGAGATCAAGGAAGCTGACTTGCTTCATGCAAAGTAACTCTTCCATCTCTCCTCATCTTGTAATTCTGCAGGGAGTCCAGAGTCGGTGTCTCCAAACCACAGTCCAACGTTTTGGAACTACAACCGCTCAGTGGGAGACTACGCCCAAACCTTGCGGAAGTTCTTGTACCAGCCTGCATGCCGCTCTCAGGCACCGTCTGCCCACAAGGATGAAACAGACCTGGGCTCCAAACAGGCTGCTGAGGAGGTCTGTGGATGGTTTGTTGTGTTCTGGGTGATTACTTCAACCCGCTGTAGAAGTACACTCAACACCTGAACGTCTGACAATATGGTTTtagttgctgtttttctttcgaTCTACTGATTTGTAGGTATGGGCCAGAATCACCACCAGCCGTGCTGCAGTGGATTGCATCGACAGCTGGACAGCCAAACTCAGGAATGTAAGAAATCGTGTTACTGGAGCAGCTTATATTTGCACATCTGACTTAAAAACAGAATGAGCTTGCACACTCAGAACTTCCTTTAAGTGTGCAAGGCCAAACATGAATGAgataaaactgtgtgttttgtcaacTGATTTTCCCTGTGGTTTTAACCAAATGTGTTCATCTCAATTTGTGTCTGCAGTGGATCAGTGACACCATCTTGGTCCCCTTGGTGAAGGAGATAGACTCGGTCAACAGCCAGCTGAGGAGGATGGGCTGTCCAGAGCTTCAGATAGGAGGTACGTCAGAGAAAGTTCTGTAAATACTCCATGAAAGGAAGCGTTGTATTCAAACATATCAGGCATTCAGTTAAGCTGCTTATTCATTATAGAAACTGGCCGTTGTAATAGTGTGGTTTCACTTTGATCATAGAAATTCTACTTAGCCGTTGTGTTGCTTGCTGTTGTTTTCCAGAGGCCAGCATCAGCAGCCTGAAGCAGGCAGCAGTAATGAAAGCCTCCTCTATTCCCACCATGAACTCTATCGTCCAATACCTGGACATCACACCAAACCAGGAGTACCTCGTGGACCGGATAAAGGGTGAGTTTTGCAGGCATTGATTGGGACTAAGTGGAGTGAACAGTTCTCAAAACGTGTTCTGTGTTGATTAGAGCTGGCTCACAGTGGCTGCATGAGCTCCTTTCGCTGGAACGGTGGAGGCGACGTgaagaacaggaagtgggaTACAGACCTGCCGACCGACTGTGCCGTGAGTGACAGACTGTGGCTTCTGGCAGAGCTTCGACCCAATCGCATCCGACCTTCACCTTAAATCTGGGAACTGTCTGTCGACCCTTTAGATCCTGATGCACGTGTTTTGCACATACTTGGACTCCAGGCTTCCCCCACACCCAAAGTACCCAGATGGGAAAACCTTTACTTCGCAGCACTTCAGGCACACTCCGGACAAACCTGGTCAGTGCACATGCATCcaccattgtttgtttttgattttttcagAAGGATCTTAGCAAAAAAATCAGACTTGAGCATAACAATCTGTATTGTGAATGtagtttctttgtttctttcacgtTGTCAGATGTGACCAAGGAGAACCTCTTCTGCATTCACCAAAGCAGCACCACTCCCCCTCACTACCAGCTTATATACCAGGGACACATCTATAGCCTTCCCAAGGTAACTCCAAAACCTCCCAACGATCTGGATTGTGAATGATTGTCTTCTCAACGTGCAGCGTCTGTGTTTCACACGTTTCATAATTAGTTTGAACTGTTAATGAATAATTGGTTTTATATACATGTTTTTATTGATCAGGACCTTAGAACTGAGAACTTTCTATCAACTGATCTTCCTCATAACTGTTTTTGTGTTCAGTAAGAGCTGAGGCCACCTTGCTTGGTTTTGGCACTTTCTTTGCAGTGACAGTGATTTTAATCTCCATTACAGGGCAGGAACAATTTGTTCCACACGGTCCTCATGTTCCTCTACGTCATTAAGACCAAAGAGTCGGGGATGCTGGGGTGAGTGTCTCGGCAGTTGAAAACCGATAAAAACTCGGCTAACTCAAATGAATCTTCAGCACATGTAGCCGTTTGAGAGTATCATGATATATTGACTCattctcaacaaaaaaaaggtcatGCACTGAGGAGCTGATTGGATATTGATTCAAAGAGTATTGACCTTGCTTCTTCTGCTGTGCACCACTAAAATTGCTGTATGTATTTTCTGCAGGAGGGTGAATCTTGGCCTCTCTGGTGTGAACATCCTTTGGATATTTGAAGACTGATGCTTCCTCTTTAAAACGCCCGAgagtgaatgttttttttcccccctttttaaCAGTGTTGTGAAAGTGTACTGATTGGAATAACACGTGGACGTTAGGACTGCTCTTTCAGGGGGCATATTGTGAGGGAAAGctcttcattttcaattttaCAACAGTTGCACAGTTTTGGACATACTCTCGGTTTTGATGCACAAATTGTCAACATCATGTATTTTCACCTGCATTTTACAGGCACGCTTCTTTATGAAGCGCCTTATTATACGATTAAAGCAGACCGTGTTTGTTTGAGAATTTTCTAGTTTGTAAATGATATACCTCGGCTTTATCTGACAGAAAGCAAAGGGCTCAGAGCCATCAGGTTGAATGTAAATACAGCATGTGTTGACTCACTTGTATCAGCAGCTGTTTTACAAACGATTGCCTGCAATAAGGATATACCTGGCATGTGCACGAATTATGCGAATACAAAACAGATTGCAGGAATACTGAATAAGGTATTGAAGCATTTTTTGTACTACAAACCACAATGCCATGCATAGCGTTGTTCAGTAGCGAATGATGGCGAACAAGGAAAGGGCCTTTCTATCACAGAtgcctgtctttgttttttgtgagtGAACAATTTCATGTCAGTTGTCTTGTATACTTATTTGTGCCATCCGTTGCTGTTTGGATATTTTTacgttcatttttttctccttgtttttaaATAGTTCAATTTGAGAAATGTCTcaagagaattaaaaaattTAATTCAGATTTTACAAAGAAATGACTGAAGTTGGTTCATTCTTCCCCACCTTTGAATGTTATAGAAAGTCCACTCGGTGGCAGTATTGTTCACTTGAAGCGATTTGACCTTACTCCTGTACCCAttttctcctgctccagcaTGTGTGTTTTAACGTGATCCTGGCAGGGTCTTTAATTTGCTGAATTCAAGCTGGAGACCATTAGTGTTTAATGATTGACAATATTTCCGGAAAAACATGTCgacatttaataaaaacaagtgACGATGTCTTTCATAATTTGTGGGTATTAGTGAGTTTAAGACATAATATAGTCTGATATTTAACCAGACGTAAACCATACAGTTCAGAACATGACAGCATTTGGTGTGATGGAGATGCGTGTCCTTCTTAAATGCGGCTGTGTTCAGAACAAAGCGTTATCTGGCAAATATCACGTTTGTTTTGTAGTTTAGTGTCGTCCTCTTTAGTAATAAACGCCATCTCCCACAATGAACCAGGCAATGCGGCTTTTCCAGCTGGGAAATGTAGTCATAATGTCTGATGGAACAGCATTTTAAATACTAGAGGTGTAAAATGTTTGctaaagtattttatttttcgcagtgaatttattttaaatcattattaCCGGTATTTATGAATAGTGTCTTATTAAATTGAATATTTATTTGGATTTGACTCCTAACTATAACTACAATAACCATGATGCTTTGCGCCGGCGTCGCTCCGCCGCTAACATCCGCTTGACTCGCTATCGGTGCTGGAAAAAGGACTTTGAGAAACTGCAGCGATGTCAGTCCAGGTTGTGGCAGCGAAAATGGCAGAGGTCGAACTCAAAGACGTCCCCACCGGCAAAGAGTTGTCGGCCGAATCCCCGGTGACACCGACCTCGGAGGGCAAGAACATCCCCAGAAACGACCCGCACGAGGCAGGTTCCTCCGCTGCTACGTCCCCCGCCGCGGAGCCATCCGCGAAAGCCGGGGAAGGCTTGCTCACCCCGATCCCCGCAAAGATGCCCCAGGCGTCAGCTATGAAGCGCACGGACCCGCAGCAGAACGGCGGAGAGGCTTTCGTGAACCGAGACGGCACCGTGGCCGAGGCTCCGCGGATGAAGAAGGTGAGGGAGTGCGTGTTTTCTCCTCGGTGTACCGCGGGCGGTGTGTTATTATGGGACCACCGCGGAGGACCTCGCCGCAGTGAAACCTGGCATTGTGTGGCgatgctaacaagctagctggTCCCCAGAGCTGATTCAACGGTGTCACTTCACGCTTTTAATGATGGGCTTCGGCTCTAATGACACTTTGGAGGCTGTAATGAGAGCCTCGGACACGTAAAAGCACGCCGTTTTGGCTGACATTTAGCTGAAATCTGTAGGACATGATGGTGTGATGAGGGGGCAAGAGGATCCAACTATTCTCAAGTTTTCCGCTGAGAGCAGTTGTTCTGCAGATACGTGACTTTTCTGTTTGCCGTTGAAAACATGATTACctctgtttttgtggtttttggaTGGTTCTCACTGTAATGCGCAACAGCACCATGTGCGTCATATGGCACCACAAATGCAGTCACCCTTCAATCAGAGATAAGGCTGGACTCTCTATTAGGGGTTTCTGCGCTTTGTCAACAACCTAAACAATAAAATGTAGCTACCTCGTGTTTGGACACGTGGTGCCCGGCGACAGCACGCTGATCCGACCTGATCATGCAGGTACTGTCCCTAATTCTCCAGTTCAAGTGGGTTTTGACCCATGCTTGACCCCCAGGTCagtgcagtgaaaacacagtgcaCAGTTCACTGATTAAAATACACGCCTTGGTAAATATAGTCAAGATTTAAGCAGTCCGATTCAACATGTGTGACCCAACTTAGACATAACAGTAATCCCTGACCCAGGGTCATTCATGTCgcctagtttttttttcacaatccTGATTTAGCCCTGGGAACACCTCAGGTTTATACTTTGGCAAAGGGAATCCCAGCCCTTCTGGATTAATGTTGAGGCTGAAGTGGCCTAGGTTATCCAGAATCCACCAACTGctcacttctgttttcttccaTGGAACAATCTGGTCTTTTCAACTTTACAAAGATCTTTATTGGAACAGTAACAAGAGCTGGTATTTAGAAATTGCCTGTAAAGCACCTAATCAGTGTTGATAATTCTAGAATTAGACTTGAAGTACTGTTATTTTACTTGATGCTTTTGTGAGCATACCTTACTTAAATGATGGTTTTGAGCAATGTGTTGATCAGTTTGTGCACAAAACTACTAGGTCAGATTTGATTTCACCCCCAAAATTGTCTTGGAAACACTAAAAGTTAGGCAGTTGTTAGGCAGGAACGCCTAAGGGTGGGGTGAAATCTTGACACTGAATAAATAGGATGGGATCCACTTGTTACCCACAGCTTTAGGAGGCACTTTTGGCGAGACCTGGATTTCACCGTGAGAGCATTGGCTTTGCGCTAATGGCAGTGTAGAGCAGGTGGCCTGGTGTACCTCAGACTGTCAAATCAAACAAGCATATGGAAGTCGAGCAGCAGTCAGGAGCACTGGACCGACAGGGTGAATCACGTGAGGGAGACGGCCCAAAGCCAGATCTACCGGACAGCAACAGCCACATCTGGATTATTGAGGAGATCCATTTCACATACTTGACAATGGTACCAAGAGCTTTCACACTTGCCTAAACACTGTAGGTTTGTTTAATCTTGTATTGATATCTCCGAAAGTTAGCATTGTAATGTAATTTCTagaatgccttttttttctctttggctTGTGTttgctcctttaaaaaaaagtgtgtagTTTTAGTAGTGCTTTCattcatatatttttattcTAGAGAGATTACATTCCACAGAGATCATTTTAACTCAACAGAGGACATCTCTGAATTGTCAGGGTGCGTTATTTTCATGTAAAGTAGTAATCTTTAATGGATATCACTCAGGGTTAATACAGTGATGCTGAAATCTGTCCACCATGGTAATTTAAATTTATCATTGTAGCTGCATTGTCTTATCAACTACTTTAATATATTCGTAATTTCCCTGGAACACAGGGTCGCTTGCAATCTATTTATAGGATGTTTTGCATAGTGGATTTTATGTCTCTCTGCATTACAGATATGTACAGCTGCAGTCTGCGCTTTAAGCATCTGCTGACTTGTGCTTGTCCAGTGCAGTAAAGGCTAAGTGAGGCATTCGAGCTGATGGTGCAGGCCGGCCGTGTTGACTGACTGAGCGACTGGATGACTGGCTTGCTTTTAATCCTCGCCTTTATCATGTCGCCACATGACGGGATTAAAAGGCGAGCTCTCTGTTGTAGGTGAGGCCAGATGTAAGCTTTTTATGGGAGCGATGAGTTTGATTGTAACTGGCTTGAATACTCAGCCAGCATGAGAAGGAAAATCACTGAAGAGCAAACTCAAGTGCTCTCATGGTAGctatctgtctttttttttttttttggcttgctTCTCTCTAGTTTCCAGCATGGTCAGTGAGGTTCCCCTGCTTGGTTGCATATGTTGATGTCTTATTATAGATGGATGATTCACCTGTGTGGTACAAACACGATCAGGGCTCTCCCTAAGCCTATTCTCCAGCTGGCATTTGGCAATGATTGCTCTGCCTGACAGATTAATGGAAATCATGCACAAGGTTGAATTTGAATGACTCCACAGAACAGCGAGTGAGCCAGCCCATCCCTTTCTGGTGTAACGTTATGTCACCCGGTAAGCTGGAGTTCCTGGTACAGCTTCCTAGATAACAGGCTTACAAAGACCTATGGCTGCTTTGCTGGGTAAAAGAACACTCtgcaaatgaaaagaagcaaGATAAGTGTATCTGTGATGTTTACATTGACTCATTTAGATTGTTTTAGTGGGTCCAGTCTCCATGGTCAAACATTTCTCTTTTGCACCTTTTGACCTTGTTAAAGTCAACAAGAGTGACTGAGTTTCCCCGCCTGTTGAAAGGCCTTTCTGATGAACTACTGTATATTAATGTCATTTAGGTTAACACTATTCTTCCTATTTCTatgaatatttcatctttaaCCTCCTTGAAACTTTTCAACTGCATCCTGCGTAGTAGACAAAGTTACAGCTCTGTGGTTTATCAGCATGGTGATCTTCTCACTAAGTCATCCAGCGTCTCCATATCCTCatgactgtcctctgaccacCAAGCAGAATGTGTCATCGGTATTTCACGTCCTTTCATTTATGATTCACGTCTGTGATGGAGCTGGTCTGCAGATGAGAGCGCAGGCACGGCCTCGCGGTAATCACATGGACTTCTGCAGGGATTCTGTCGTCTCTCATTGCAGTCAAAACGCTGCTGTAATCCCACTTCTCTCTTCAACAGATGGATTTATAGAATAACTTTGTTTTTAGTGTTACCAACAGTTTGAGTAAATGGTGTTTTTtgtgcatgaaaataaaaatcaacagtTTTAAAAGCTGATTATTGTGGCTTTGTATTTGTCACAGTAGTGGAATTGTTGGTAGTTAGCCAGTTCATTTTGTGATGTTAGTGTTTTCTGCTCAAAAATGTTCCCTTTTTTAGTTACATCGTGCAGTTGAAAGAAAAGTGGACCACATTTGAAATTAAATGTGAGCACACAGTTGTCCTTTATCCTTCACAGCTGTGATTTTAACATAAACGTCACACCTTGTGCAACTGACTGGTTGATGATAGATGGACTGTTTTTCGCTCCAAATATTTGTGGTCTGATCTCCCATCTCGCCATGTCCGTGTACCGCAGTGTCCTTTGCACATCATTGCTCATACCTTGCATGACAGCAGTTCTAGTTTTGTGAGTGGCTGGAGAAGTGTGACTGCTTGAAGCTGTAAAATGTGCGATCAGAGTATATTTCAATGACATTTTACCACATTAATCATGGGTTGTATCTTTTAAGACGTACTAAAACATTCACACATCCgttggcggtgtgtgtgtgtgtatatgggGAAAGAATGTGGCACAGTGGTGTGGAGTTTGAAGAGCGCTTTGAAAAAGAGAGGACTGGTTACAAATCCAACCTCCTTGTTAAGTCTTCTCCTTTTTCCATGCATGTTGGCCTCAAAAGAAGAATGAGCTGATTTGCTTGTGGATGGCAGATTGTCATAATCCCAACCCTCAACATGTGGAAATGACTCGGGGTGATGTGGAGTTCAACATTTCCACatcacagcagcatctctgaAGGATCTCCTCCCAGTGAGAAGTGACTGTTGTGGATTCTGAGTTAAGTTGAAGTTAGCAGTCCTTTGTCAGAGGCCACTGGAGAGGCAGGCTGTGGCTCAGGCAGGATCATTTTACACAAGTAGCTGGACACAGGAACTGAAAGCTTGATTTAAGGGAAAAATTCTGAGCTATGATCAGAGAGGTGCCCGAAAGACTGAACTAAACCGAGGCCTGGAGGCGAGCCTGAGCATAATGCTCTTGCTAATGATACTGTAGGCTTTGTTGAACATGTAATGAAAATGTGAGGAATGGGCTGGTCGTAATGGATTTTTACATGTTTGCTTTAGGACATATCTTGTAAATGATTAACCTATTAGAGAGGAGTAGACCTTTTAAGACTGTTTTGTAAGTATAAAGAAAATATTGTATGGATGTGGCATACCAGGGCTGTTTACCTTCAAAACCAAGAAAGCCCAGGAAGCCGAACAAGAGCTACATCCGATAATAAATGCGTTTTAGAACTAAATGGGACTGTTGTGCAATTTGGCATGTTCTAGCTGCCTCTGCCACTCACAGAAGAGGGTGTATATTTGGCTAGGCTTGCCCTCGGTGCACTTAGCCAAGGTTTATCGCTCTTGTTAATGACCTACAAGTGAAACCCTGGTTTATCTGATCTTTCTCTGGTGTTCCTCAAATTACCATGCcacaacacttttatttttacttcatcTTCCTGTGGCTTTCTGCTGTCTTTGATTGCTTGATGGCAATTTACTCAACTTGAACTTCACAAATGTTGCATCAGCAGTTAACCTAAAATGAAGCCACATCCCATCTGTCTGAATTACAAACCGCACACACCCCAGGACTTTGCTTCCgccattgtttttattgttttgttttcgaGCCCTCACCGGGATTTCTCACAGTCTCATTGTGTTCCCGCGCGGCGAGGTCTCTGTCTGCCTTCCACGCAGCGTAAATCCGCACACCACACAGCAAAGACGTGCGAGATCACACCTCCCTAACCATGTTTATCCCTGCCACTCAGGGAATGGACTGTGAGTACTTTACACCAGTTACAGTTTCTCGCACCCCGATAGTGATGTCTTCGTCGCCGTCCAGAAGGGCCGTGCAGGCGCCTGCTCTGCAATAGGGGATGCATCCGTAATGAGAATATGTCTTCACTCTCAAAATTTGTCGACCACAGTGAGCTGTAGCCTGATCCGTACTTCACCTAAAATTCAGTTCTCCCATCAGTAAAAGAAGTTCGTTTTCCTGTGAAAATGGATAAACTGACTTGCACTGCTTGCTTGATGCCTGTAATGTGGATCCCAGAACACACCCAAGTGTTACTACCAATAACTGGCTGGGCCGTAAATTCAGGTCAACTAACATCAATAAATTCCATAATCATAACATGTTTGAATGTCAAAGCAGTTTTAAATGCCAGAGAGATGCGTCTGCTGTCGAGGAGCTCTTCAAAGGGTTGTGGCAGAGTATCCATgacctttcagaaaagttaacTGGAGGATATAATGATGTTGTGCATTTGGAGTTTCTGATTGAAGCATTGAAAAACCTGTCAAATGGACCCGTCCACTCCTCCGCATCAGTTGTGTCAGCTTTGAAGTGCGTGCCTGCTGTGTTTGCAGCATGGTTTCCAAATGaagccgaccccccacccccccaccccctacGACCGGGGGACCTCTGTTGTTTCAACAGACTCCCTCCATGCAAAGAGGACAGGTTGTACTTGATTTCTATTATTTTGATGGAGAGAGGCAATGGTGGCCTACAGGTTAGAGACGCAGCCTTGTAACGGCAACTTTTTCCATTTCAAGTTCCGCATAGAAGGCCTTTAACCCCAAACGACTCAAGTTGTGGCACAGAACTTGTCCACAACCAAACACGTGGATTCCCTGAATCCAGTGTGGTGACGCTGCAAGCAAACTGTCGTAATGCATTCTCACATTTATTATAGTAACAGGTTAGGACACTTTTTCATGGTATAAGCCtaaggtatgtgtgtgtgtgtgtgtgtgtgtgtgtgtgtgtgtgtgtgtgtgtgtgtgtgtgtgtgtgtgtgtgtgtgtgtgtgtgtgtgtgtgtgtgtgtgtgtgtgtgtgtgtgtgtgtgtgtgtgtgtgtgtgtgtgtgtgtgtgtgtgtgtgtgcgcgcgcagtATTGGTGCCTGTGCTTCCCTGTTCATCAGTGTACCACCCACACATATCTGCATCCTTGACTAGTCACTTGAAACTCATTTCCTGCTTCGTCAGTGCGGCATGAGCATCTGATTGAGCTCCACATCTTCGCATCAGAACACTTCCTTCAAGCCTCATATCTCTGGAACAGAGTGAAGTAGGTAAATAGAAACCAAGGTCAGCGTGTGATGTTAACGCCTTCGTGCCGTTGTAGTTATCCATGAACAAGTGAGGCCCGTCCGACGCGGGTACGTATAGAGTTTACTCGAGGatcagccagcagcagcggaCATTAACACTCGACTCGCTATGCGGCATGACGAGGAATGCGGCAACATACTCAAACTGTGCATGCGAACAAAGAGCTAACATTGTGTTCAAAAAGTGCTGCCTCACAAAAGGCCCCTCACAAAGCCTGAAATGAACCCCACACACCCATCCGTCTGCACCACTTCCTTTTAGCCAGGCCAGATCGCCACTCAGGCGGACAGAACACTGACACATGGAGATTTGgacagttttatttaaaaaaagaaaataactgaatGCATGAAGGTGACCATCGTCCATATTGCATATTGTTAATGTAGGTGTTCAAGTAATATTGTACCTTGTCCTTGAATAttgggtttatttatttttttagtcaCTATCACTGTCTATGTCAAGAGGACTTAAAGACCTTGTGAAGCTGTGATAATCTTAACATGCACATCTGGAGTCATCAGGCTATTCAAGTGTTACGCGATTATTCAATTGTGACATAACAGCAGTTATCTGATTATGAAAAATCTGATTATCTCTCCTTGATTTCTCTCCCAAGACTATAATTTTTTCATGCATGTACACcggttttcctttgttttcattccCTCACATTTGTtggtgtgatttaaaaaaaaaaaaaaaaaaaaaaagatagaaaatgGAAGCAACATGAGCAGAAGACAACAAACATAATGTGCAGGTTAACTCCGAAACTGTTTGTGTACTCTTGAAAGGGTATAAAACCATGCTGTTGAGATTGTTGCGTTTCTGAGAAGCATATGCAAATGTGTCAGATCCAATTATCTGATTGCTCCCAGTTATCTGATTTTTATGGCCATGGAAATGGGCCCAGTATGGAAGTGCTATTAGCTCTTTGGATAGTCAGGTATTTGTACCTGTAATGCATCAAGATGATGGCATGTGTGccagattcttttattttttcagttcaAAACCACTAATGTTGCCGAACACATTAGCCTGCATATGCCCCTTTCCGTTGGATACAGAATTAGGGAACGAGTGCAGAATGAGTCATTTGAAATGTGACAGTTTTACAGGAAACTCAAAAATACTAAAATAGTATTTTCAGGAATATATTTGGCACATATGAAGGGAGATGCGGCCAACAAAGCAACAGACAGAAGATAAAATctaaagaaatgtattttttcttttcatgtgatcTGTTGAAAATTAACGACAAATCCAGCTTAATAAGTGATGAAGAATTGCTTCGCATTCCTAATTAAACATATATCATTGACCCTGTAATGGGTTTATTCAAAAATAGAGCAGCACCGCCCCCGTCTGTGAGCCTTTGATGTAATTATACCTTCCCCGTAGGGAGTAACTGCTATTTTCAGCAAatcaaaaagagagaagaatgCAAACATGCAATCGAAGGGATTGAACCACTTGATTTGTGAGGTTTTTTTCCACGCTGGTAGAtgttgtggttttctgttttgctcTAAAGCTCCAGGCTTCATTGTTTCATTTGGCTTAATGACAGACATTAACAAATCATTTGCATCTCATCCAAGTGAGAGGGTTTATTGATTTCCACGGTGATGCAGTGACCATTGAAAAGCATGCAGTGACTGAGGGGGATGGATTTGGACGCCACATTCACGACACATCTGGGCGCTTAATTTACGGAAAAGCCTTGACGTTTCTGATCCATCGTCGGACTCTTCGCTGTCAAATTTGCGAGCCGTGCGAGGACAGATGTAATGGATATTAGAACACAGATCAATAGCGGTGCAGAGCGTATTGCTGTCCGGTCGAATGGGGGTCATCTGACGACTCGCATTGGGTGGAATCGTTAAGCCTTGGGGCTCCAAACAGCACCCTAGTTTACTGTGAGGGGTCGCAACACCCTGTTAGTCTG
The sequence above is drawn from the Salarias fasciatus chromosome 17, fSalaFa1.1, whole genome shotgun sequence genome and encodes:
- the LOC115404435 gene encoding transmembrane protein 209-like, with product MFTPPKEGMPSMIDRALRMRREEQARQVVLAWAVLNVSLAGMIYTEMSGKLLSRYYNITYWPIWYIELALASLFSLNALFDFWKYFKYTMAPSTIAVSPEQHRLLGLTNTNIQASPPNKPEKKETPAPTQSSPLQGQSVLSFSPSRPAAASPKFSPSCVPGYSPPLSNPATPSSAGSPFSPTVAFGKVLNYSPSSGSSPYQNTMGSAEGSSLRARYRTSPSVFNSPGSKEDYMEDLKSLERFLRSEEEKNHRSQLGSPESVSPNHSPTFWNYNRSVGDYAQTLRKFLYQPACRSQAPSAHKDETDLGSKQAAEEVWARITTSRAAVDCIDSWTAKLRNWISDTILVPLVKEIDSVNSQLRRMGCPELQIGEASISSLKQAAVMKASSIPTMNSIVQYLDITPNQEYLVDRIKELAHSGCMSSFRWNGGGDVKNRKWDTDLPTDCAILMHVFCTYLDSRLPPHPKYPDGKTFTSQHFRHTPDKPDVTKENLFCIHQSSTTPPHYQLIYQGHIYSLPKGRNNLFHTVLMFLYVIKTKESGMLGRVNLGLSGVNILWIFED